A DNA window from Sulfitobacter sp. BSw21498 contains the following coding sequences:
- a CDS encoding SH3 domain-containing protein encodes MAQNTLSISTSFAAPDVGQETKLPLPRYVSLKAKKANVRRGPGLTYRIDWVFQRRRMPLQIIAEYGHWRRVIDSDDQGGWVHYVLLSGIRTVIVKKDLLALRTNPSETAYVRAKLEENVIARLHDCQGEWCELTADGYTGWAHKSLLWGVGPKTDRI; translated from the coding sequence ATGGCGCAGAACACGCTATCGATTTCGACCAGCTTTGCAGCGCCGGATGTGGGACAGGAAACCAAACTGCCACTGCCCCGCTACGTCAGTCTGAAAGCAAAAAAAGCGAATGTGCGCCGTGGACCAGGCCTGACCTACCGCATTGATTGGGTGTTCCAGCGTCGGAGAATGCCGTTGCAGATCATTGCTGAGTACGGCCATTGGCGTCGCGTGATCGACAGTGACGACCAAGGTGGCTGGGTGCATTATGTCTTGCTGTCGGGCATACGCACAGTGATCGTCAAAAAAGATCTTCTCGCACTGCGCACCAACCCGTCTGAAACCGCGTACGTGAGGGCCAAACTGGAAGAAAACGTCATCGCGCGGCTCCACGATTGCCAAGGCGAATGGTGCGAATTGACCGCAGATGGATATACCGGCTGGGCGCATAAATCCTTACTCTGGGGTGTTGGCCCCAAAACCGACAGGATCTGA